In Streptomyces qaidamensis, one DNA window encodes the following:
- a CDS encoding glutamate synthase subunit beta, protein MADPKGFLNHGRELARSRPVEERVRDWNEVYVPGSLLPIISKQASRCMDCGIPFCHNGCPLGNLIPEWNDYAYREDWAAASERLHATNNFPEFTGRLCPAPCESACVLGINQPPVTIKNVEVSIIDKAWETGDVAPQIPERLSGKTVAVIGSGPAGLAAAQQLTRAGHTVAVYERADRIGGLLRYGIPEFKMEKRHINRRIEQMRAEGTRFRTGIEIGRDLKATDLKKRYDAVVLAVGATTARDLPVPGRELKGIYQAMEYLPLANKVQEGDYVTTPISAEGKHVVVIGGGDTGADCVGTAHRQGAASVTQLEIMPRPGEERHPTNQPWPTFPMLYKVTSAHEEGGERVYSVSTTHFEGDEDGNVQWLHLTEVEFIDGKLTQKPGTERKIPAQLVTLAMGFTGTDRDNGLVEQFGLELDERGNIARDADFRTNVPGVFVAGDAGRGQSLIVWAIAEGRSAARGVDRALTGTSELPAPIRPTDRALMV, encoded by the coding sequence ATGGCTGACCCGAAGGGCTTCCTGAACCACGGGCGCGAACTCGCCAGGTCCCGCCCCGTCGAGGAGCGCGTCCGGGACTGGAACGAGGTCTACGTCCCCGGCTCGCTGCTGCCGATCATCAGCAAGCAGGCCAGCCGCTGCATGGACTGCGGCATCCCGTTCTGCCACAACGGCTGCCCGCTCGGGAACCTGATCCCCGAGTGGAACGACTACGCCTACCGCGAGGACTGGGCGGCGGCTTCGGAGCGTCTGCACGCGACGAACAACTTCCCGGAGTTCACGGGCCGCCTGTGCCCCGCTCCCTGTGAGTCGGCGTGTGTGCTCGGCATCAACCAGCCGCCGGTCACCATCAAGAACGTCGAGGTCTCGATCATCGACAAGGCGTGGGAGACCGGGGACGTCGCCCCGCAGATCCCGGAGCGCCTGTCCGGCAAGACCGTCGCGGTCATCGGCTCCGGCCCGGCGGGTCTCGCCGCCGCCCAGCAGCTGACCCGGGCCGGCCACACGGTCGCCGTCTACGAGCGCGCGGACCGCATCGGAGGCCTCCTGCGCTACGGCATCCCCGAGTTCAAGATGGAGAAGCGGCACATCAACCGCCGTATCGAGCAGATGCGCGCGGAGGGCACCCGCTTCCGCACCGGCATCGAGATCGGCCGCGACCTCAAGGCCACGGACCTGAAGAAGCGCTACGACGCGGTCGTCCTGGCCGTCGGCGCCACCACGGCCCGTGACCTGCCGGTGCCCGGGCGCGAGCTCAAGGGCATCTACCAGGCCATGGAGTACCTGCCGCTGGCCAACAAGGTCCAGGAGGGCGACTACGTCACCACTCCGATCTCGGCCGAGGGCAAGCACGTCGTGGTCATCGGCGGCGGCGACACCGGCGCGGACTGCGTCGGCACCGCCCACCGCCAGGGCGCGGCGTCCGTCACGCAGCTGGAGATCATGCCCCGCCCGGGCGAGGAGCGGCACCCCACCAACCAGCCCTGGCCGACCTTCCCCATGCTGTACAAGGTCACCTCGGCGCACGAGGAGGGCGGCGAGCGGGTCTACTCGGTCTCGACGACCCACTTCGAGGGCGACGAGGACGGCAACGTCCAGTGGCTGCACCTCACCGAGGTGGAGTTCATCGACGGCAAGCTGACCCAGAAGCCGGGCACGGAGCGCAAGATCCCCGCCCAGCTGGTCACCCTCGCCATGGGCTTCACCGGCACCGACCGGGACAACGGCCTGGTCGAGCAGTTCGGCCTGGAGCTCGACGAGCGCGGCAACATCGCCCGCGACGCCGACTTCCGGACCAACGTGCCGGGCGTGTTCGTCGCCGGTGACGCCGGCCGCGGCCAGTCGCTCATCGTCTGGGCCATCGCGGAGGGCCGCTCGGCGGCACGCGGGGTGGACCGTGCCCTCACGGGCACGAGCGAGCTGCCGGCGCCGATCCGTCCGACGGACCGCGCGCTGATGGTCTGA
- the gltB gene encoding glutamate synthase large subunit has protein sequence MRTPRQPSQHSANGQNWSFMDARPAAQGMYDPRNEHDACGVGFVATLTGEASHTLVEQALTVLRNLEHRGATGSEPDSGDGAGILSQVPDAFFRDVAGFELPDAGSYAVGIAFLPEDTATDAVSQIETIAADEGLTVLGWREVPVAPQLLGATARSTMPVFRQIFVSDGTSEGIALDRKAFVLRKRAEREAGVYFPSLSARTIVYKGMLTTGQLEPFFPDLSDRRFASAIALVHSRFSTNTFPSWPLAHPYRFVAHNGEINTVKGNRNWMVARESQLVSDLFGSDDKAIDRIFPVCTPDASDSASFDEVLELLHLGGRSLPHSVLMMIPEAWENHDSMDPARRAFYQFHSTMMEPWDGPACVTFTDGTQVGAVLDRNGLRPGRYWVTDDGLVVLGSEVGVLDIDPSKVVRKGRLQPGRMFLVDTAEHRIIEDDEIKAELAAENPYAEWVEAGEIELSDLPEREHIVHTHASVTRRQQTFGYTEEELRVILAPMAKAGAEPIGSMGTDSPIAALSDRPRLLFDYFTQLFAQVTNPPLDAIREELVTSLRSSLGPQGNLLEPSAASCRSVLLPFPVIDNDELAKLIHINADGDMPGFKAATLSGLYRVHGGGDALAARIEEICAEADAAIDNGARLIVLSDRHSDAEHAPIPSLLLTAAVHHHLIRTKQRTQVGLLVEAGDVREVHHVALLIGYGAAAVNPYLAMESVEDLVRAGTFLPGIEPEQAIRNLIYALGKGVLKVMSKMGISTVASYRGAQVFEAVGLDEAFVAKYFNGTATKIGGVGIDVVAKEVAARHAKAYPASGIAPAHRALDIGGEYQWRREGEPHLFDPETVFRLQHSTRSGKYDIFKKYTERVNEQSERLMTLRGLFGFTSDRQPISIDEVEPVSEIVKRFSTGAMSYGSISQEAHETLAIAMNQLGGKSNTGEGGEDPERLYDPARRSSIKQVASGRFGVTSEYLVNSDDIQIKMAQGAKPGEGGQLPGHKVYPWVAKTRHSTPGVGLISPPPHHDIYSIEDLAQLIHDLKNANPQARIHVKLVSEVGVGTVAAGVSKAHADVVLISGHDGGTGASPLTSLKHAGGPWELGLAETQQTLLLNGLRDRIVVQTDGQLKTGRDVVIAALLGAEEFGFATAPLVVSGCVMMRVCHLDTCPVGIATQNPVLRERYNGKAEYVVNFFRFIAEEVREILAELGFRSIEEAVGHAEALDVTRAVDHWKAQGLNLEPLFHVPELPEGAVRHQVIAQDHGLEKALDNELIKLAADALAASGATDAQPVRAQVQIRNINRTVGTMLGHEVTKKFGGAGLPDDTIDITFTGSAGQSFGAFVPRGVTLRLEGDANDYVGKGLSGGRIVVRPDRAADHLAEYSVIAGNTIGYGATGGEMFLRGKTGERFCVRNSGATVVSEGVGDHGCEYMTGGHAVVLGETGRNFAAGMSGGIAYVIDLDPDNVNAGNLDAVEPLDDTDKQWLHDVVRRHQEETGSTVAEKLLAEWDTAVERFSRIIPSTYKAVLAAKEAAERAGLSETETHEKMMEAAING, from the coding sequence ATGCGTACGCCGCGCCAGCCGTCCCAGCATTCCGCGAATGGCCAGAACTGGTCCTTCATGGATGCTCGCCCTGCTGCGCAGGGTATGTACGACCCCCGCAACGAGCACGACGCCTGCGGCGTCGGCTTCGTCGCCACTCTTACCGGCGAGGCGTCCCACACCCTGGTCGAGCAGGCCCTGACCGTCCTGCGCAACCTCGAACACCGCGGCGCCACCGGCTCGGAGCCCGACTCCGGCGACGGCGCCGGCATCCTGTCGCAGGTCCCGGACGCCTTCTTCCGTGACGTGGCCGGATTCGAGCTCCCCGATGCGGGTTCCTACGCCGTCGGCATCGCCTTCCTGCCGGAGGACACCGCCACCGACGCCGTCTCGCAGATCGAGACGATCGCCGCCGACGAGGGCCTGACCGTCCTCGGCTGGCGCGAGGTGCCCGTCGCTCCGCAGCTGCTGGGCGCCACGGCCCGGTCGACCATGCCGGTCTTCCGCCAGATCTTCGTCAGCGACGGCACCTCGGAGGGCATCGCCCTCGACCGCAAGGCCTTCGTGCTGCGCAAGCGCGCCGAGCGCGAGGCCGGCGTGTACTTCCCCTCGCTGTCCGCGCGGACCATCGTCTACAAGGGCATGCTGACCACCGGCCAGCTGGAGCCCTTCTTCCCGGACCTGTCCGACCGCCGCTTCGCCTCCGCGATCGCGCTCGTGCACTCCCGGTTCTCGACGAACACGTTCCCCTCGTGGCCGCTGGCCCACCCCTACCGCTTCGTCGCGCACAACGGTGAGATCAACACCGTCAAGGGCAACCGCAACTGGATGGTCGCCCGCGAGTCGCAGCTCGTCTCGGACCTGTTCGGCTCCGACGACAAGGCCATCGACCGGATCTTCCCGGTCTGTACGCCGGACGCCTCCGACTCCGCTTCCTTCGACGAGGTCCTGGAGCTGCTGCACCTGGGCGGCCGTTCGCTGCCGCACTCCGTGCTGATGATGATCCCGGAGGCGTGGGAGAACCACGACTCCATGGACCCGGCCCGGCGCGCCTTCTACCAGTTCCACTCCACGATGATGGAGCCCTGGGACGGCCCGGCCTGTGTCACCTTCACCGACGGCACCCAGGTCGGCGCGGTCCTCGACCGCAACGGCCTGCGCCCCGGCCGCTACTGGGTCACCGACGACGGCCTCGTCGTCCTCGGCTCCGAGGTCGGCGTCCTGGACATCGACCCGTCCAAGGTCGTCCGCAAGGGCCGCCTCCAGCCCGGCCGCATGTTCCTCGTCGACACCGCCGAGCACCGCATCATCGAGGACGACGAGATCAAGGCCGAGCTCGCCGCCGAGAACCCGTACGCGGAGTGGGTGGAGGCCGGCGAGATCGAGCTGTCCGACCTGCCCGAGCGCGAACACATCGTGCACACCCACGCCTCGGTCACCCGCCGCCAGCAGACCTTCGGCTACACCGAGGAGGAGCTGCGCGTCATCCTCGCGCCGATGGCCAAGGCCGGTGCCGAGCCGATCGGCTCGATGGGCACCGACTCGCCGATCGCCGCGCTGTCGGACCGCCCGCGTCTGCTCTTCGACTACTTCACCCAGCTGTTCGCGCAGGTCACCAACCCGCCGCTGGACGCCATCCGCGAGGAACTGGTCACCTCCCTGCGCTCCTCGCTGGGCCCCCAGGGCAACCTGCTGGAGCCGTCGGCCGCGTCCTGCCGCAGCGTCCTGCTGCCCTTCCCGGTGATCGACAACGACGAGCTGGCCAAGCTCATCCACATCAACGCCGACGGTGACATGCCCGGCTTCAAGGCCGCGACGCTGTCCGGCCTGTACCGGGTGCACGGCGGCGGTGACGCGCTGGCCGCGCGGATCGAGGAGATCTGCGCCGAGGCCGACGCCGCCATCGACAACGGCGCCCGCCTGATCGTCCTGTCGGACCGCCACTCGGACGCCGAGCACGCGCCGATCCCGTCGCTGCTGCTCACCGCGGCCGTCCACCACCACCTCATCCGCACCAAGCAGCGCACCCAGGTGGGCCTGCTGGTCGAGGCCGGTGACGTCCGCGAGGTCCACCACGTCGCCCTGCTCATCGGCTACGGCGCCGCCGCCGTCAACCCGTACCTGGCGATGGAGTCCGTCGAGGACCTGGTCCGCGCAGGGACGTTCCTGCCCGGCATCGAGCCCGAGCAGGCCATCCGCAACCTGATCTACGCCCTCGGCAAGGGCGTGCTGAAGGTCATGTCCAAGATGGGCATCTCGACCGTCGCCTCCTACCGCGGCGCCCAGGTCTTCGAGGCCGTCGGTCTCGACGAGGCCTTCGTCGCGAAGTACTTCAACGGCACGGCCACCAAGATCGGCGGTGTCGGCATCGACGTCGTCGCCAAGGAGGTCGCCGCCCGGCACGCCAAGGCCTACCCGGCCTCCGGCATCGCCCCGGCGCACCGCGCGCTGGACATAGGCGGCGAGTACCAGTGGCGCCGCGAGGGCGAGCCGCACCTGTTCGACCCGGAGACGGTCTTCCGCCTCCAGCACTCCACGCGCTCCGGCAAGTACGACATCTTCAAGAAGTACACCGAGCGCGTGAACGAGCAGTCCGAGCGGCTGATGACGCTGCGCGGCCTGTTCGGCTTCACCTCGGACCGGCAGCCGATCTCCATCGACGAGGTCGAGCCGGTCTCCGAGATCGTCAAGCGGTTCTCGACCGGCGCCATGTCGTACGGCTCCATCTCGCAGGAGGCGCACGAGACCCTCGCCATCGCCATGAACCAGCTGGGCGGCAAGTCCAACACCGGTGAGGGCGGCGAGGACCCGGAGCGCCTGTACGACCCGGCCCGCCGGTCGTCCATCAAGCAGGTCGCCTCCGGCCGCTTCGGTGTGACCTCCGAGTACCTGGTCAACTCCGACGACATCCAGATCAAGATGGCCCAGGGCGCCAAGCCCGGCGAGGGCGGCCAGCTGCCCGGCCACAAGGTCTACCCGTGGGTCGCCAAGACCCGGCACTCGACCCCGGGCGTCGGACTGATCTCCCCGCCGCCGCACCACGACATCTACTCCATCGAGGACCTGGCCCAGCTGATCCACGACCTGAAGAACGCGAACCCGCAGGCGCGGATTCACGTGAAGCTGGTCTCCGAGGTCGGCGTCGGCACGGTCGCCGCGGGTGTGTCCAAGGCCCACGCGGACGTCGTGCTGATCTCCGGTCACGACGGCGGCACGGGCGCCTCCCCGCTCACCTCGCTGAAGCACGCCGGCGGCCCGTGGGAGCTCGGCCTCGCCGAGACCCAGCAGACGCTGCTGCTCAACGGCCTGCGCGACCGCATCGTCGTGCAGACCGACGGCCAGCTGAAGACCGGCCGTGACGTCGTCATCGCCGCGCTGCTCGGCGCCGAGGAGTTCGGTTTCGCGACCGCGCCGCTCGTCGTCTCCGGCTGCGTCATGATGCGCGTCTGCCACCTCGACACCTGCCCGGTCGGCATCGCCACGCAGAACCCGGTCCTGCGCGAGCGGTACAACGGCAAGGCCGAGTACGTCGTGAACTTCTTCCGGTTCATCGCCGAAGAGGTCCGCGAGATCCTCGCCGAGCTGGGCTTCCGCTCCATCGAGGAAGCCGTCGGCCACGCCGAGGCCCTCGACGTCACGCGGGCCGTCGACCACTGGAAGGCGCAGGGCCTGAACCTGGAGCCGCTGTTCCACGTGCCCGAGCTGCCCGAGGGTGCGGTGCGCCACCAGGTCATCGCGCAGGACCACGGCCTGGAGAAGGCGCTCGACAACGAGCTGATCAAGCTGGCCGCCGACGCGCTCGCCGCGTCCGGCGCCACCGACGCCCAGCCGGTGCGCGCCCAGGTGCAGATCCGCAACATCAACCGCACGGTCGGCACCATGCTCGGCCACGAGGTGACGAAGAAGTTCGGTGGCGCGGGCTTGCCCGACGACACCATCGACATCACCTTCACCGGCTCCGCGGGCCAGTCCTTCGGCGCCTTCGTGCCGCGCGGTGTCACGCTGCGCCTGGAGGGCGATGCCAACGACTACGTCGGCAAGGGCCTCTCGGGCGGCCGGATCGTCGTCCGCCCGGACCGCGCGGCCGACCACCTCGCCGAGTACAGCGTCATCGCCGGCAACACCATCGGCTACGGCGCCACCGGCGGCGAGATGTTCCTGCGCGGCAAGACCGGTGAGCGGTTCTGCGTCCGCAACTCCGGCGCGACGGTCGTCTCCGAGGGCGTGGGCGACCACGGCTGCGAGTACATGACCGGCGGCCACGCCGTGGTGCTCGGCGAGACGGGCCGCAACTTCGCGGCCGGCATGTCCGGCGGCATCGCGTACGTGATCGACCTGGACCCCGACAACGTCAACGCCGGCAACCTGGACGCCGTCGAGCCGCTCGACGACACCGACAAGCAGTGGCTGCACGACGTGGTCCGCCGCCACCAGGAGGAGACGGGCTCGACCGTCGCCGAGAAGCTCCTGGCCGAGTGGGACACCGCCGTCGAGCGCTTCAGCAGGATCATCCCCAGCACGTACAAGGCAGTGCTCGCCGCCAAGGAAGCCGCCGAGCGAGCCGGTCTCTCCGAGACCGAGACCCACGAGAAGATGATGGAGGCGGCGATCAATGGCTGA
- a CDS encoding ADP-ribosylglycohydrolase family protein: MPPGDGGLPRPGRGGPADTDGGSPVTTYEAEAADGDIAPRETRAPRVTVPGGARVGDKPAEGEAEATRRPEGLLLGLAAGDAAGWPAARHRAARMPDWTRRLTRELDTFAEHNATTTLPVPIALNQSPEPLRLGPSDDAEWAAFAAEALLRAGDDTVLNDLSRERRTRAAIDLTWNALASEVAAAADRAPEIESAVLPLRARISVRAGLGNLATGLRPPATGHDNPHYFDDAACVRACVLAVAHPGDPRRAADLAEFDARYTQDGDGVHGARAMAAALALALAGAHTDACVTAALAELPQETEIGRNARHALRLAADADSAFALVPPLEHQIVDHVYSYGIAAAETVPVALALATAARGRIAEAIPAAACLSRVADSAPALAGALTGALGGGASIPAAWRETCRTLSGCVLPRLTGTDLVELAGLLEAVQPARPGG, encoded by the coding sequence ATGCCTCCCGGCGATGGCGGGCTACCACGTCCTGGACGTGGCGGACCTGCTGACACCGACGGAGGTTCTCCCGTGACGACGTACGAAGCGGAAGCCGCCGACGGCGACATCGCCCCACGGGAGACGAGGGCCCCTCGGGTGACAGTTCCGGGCGGTGCGCGGGTGGGAGACAAACCGGCCGAAGGCGAAGCCGAGGCCACAAGACGGCCCGAAGGTCTCCTGCTCGGCCTGGCCGCCGGCGACGCCGCCGGCTGGCCCGCGGCCCGCCACAGAGCCGCCCGCATGCCCGACTGGACCCGCCGCCTCACCCGCGAACTGGACACCTTCGCCGAACACAACGCGACAACGACCCTGCCCGTGCCCATCGCCCTGAACCAGTCCCCGGAGCCCCTCCGGCTGGGCCCCTCGGACGACGCCGAGTGGGCGGCGTTCGCCGCGGAGGCCCTCCTCCGCGCAGGCGACGACACCGTCCTGAACGACCTCAGCCGGGAACGCCGCACCCGCGCCGCCATCGACCTCACCTGGAACGCCCTCGCCAGTGAGGTCGCCGCGGCAGCGGACCGCGCCCCCGAGATCGAGTCCGCCGTCCTCCCCCTGCGCGCCCGCATCTCCGTCCGCGCCGGCCTCGGCAACCTCGCCACCGGCCTGCGCCCGCCCGCCACCGGCCACGACAACCCGCACTACTTCGACGACGCGGCCTGCGTACGCGCCTGTGTCCTGGCCGTGGCCCACCCCGGCGACCCCCGCCGCGCCGCCGACCTCGCCGAGTTCGACGCCCGATACACCCAGGACGGCGACGGCGTCCACGGCGCCCGCGCGATGGCGGCGGCGCTCGCCCTCGCCCTGGCCGGCGCGCACACCGACGCCTGTGTCACCGCCGCGCTCGCCGAACTCCCCCAGGAGACGGAGATCGGCCGCAACGCCCGGCACGCCCTGCGGCTCGCCGCCGACGCGGACAGCGCCTTCGCCCTCGTCCCGCCTCTGGAGCACCAGATCGTCGACCACGTCTACAGCTACGGCATCGCCGCCGCCGAGACGGTCCCGGTCGCCCTCGCCCTGGCCACCGCGGCCCGCGGCCGCATCGCGGAGGCGATCCCCGCGGCGGCCTGCCTGTCCCGCGTCGCCGACTCCGCCCCGGCCCTGGCGGGCGCCCTCACCGGCGCCCTGGGCGGCGGCGCGTCGATCCCCGCCGCCTGGCGGGAGACCTGCCGCACCCTCTCCGGCTGCGTCCTGCCCCGCCTCACCGGCACGGACCTCGTGGAACTCGCCGGACTCCTGGAAGCCGTACAACCGGCCCGTCCGGGTGGATGA
- a CDS encoding ADP-ribosylglycohydrolase family protein, whose amino-acid sequence MASIACIPSVPAPGDAAGLRERARGALLGLAVGDALGAPAENMKPSEIRARWGRITGYVAEKPAGTDDTEYAIFSGLLLARHGSALTPAHVEAAWHEWIADRDEGPFRGAGFSERGTLENLRRGLAAPISAQHRHAWSDGLAMRAAPSGVFAAGRPAEAARLVAIDGSVSHDGEGIYGGQAVAAGVAAAMAGAPPTAVVAAALAVVPDDSWTARSLRRAVVVAHRGERAVRSAVVIGGYPWTDLAPEAVALAFGAYAAADGDFEQSVLTAVNMGRDADTTAAVAGALAGATRGVSAIPQAWRAPIGPVHGRCLPAMAGYHVLDVADLLTPTEVLP is encoded by the coding sequence ATGGCATCGATCGCCTGCATCCCCTCCGTGCCGGCGCCCGGTGACGCCGCCGGACTTCGCGAACGGGCCCGCGGCGCGCTGCTGGGCCTGGCCGTCGGTGACGCCCTCGGGGCACCGGCCGAGAACATGAAGCCCTCGGAGATCCGCGCCCGGTGGGGCCGGATCACCGGGTACGTCGCCGAGAAGCCGGCGGGCACGGACGACACCGAGTACGCGATCTTCTCCGGCCTCCTGCTGGCCCGGCACGGCTCCGCGCTGACCCCGGCCCATGTGGAGGCGGCCTGGCACGAGTGGATCGCCGACCGCGACGAGGGGCCCTTCCGGGGCGCCGGCTTCAGCGAACGCGGCACCCTGGAGAACCTGCGCCGCGGCCTGGCCGCCCCCATCTCCGCCCAGCACCGGCACGCCTGGAGCGACGGTCTGGCCATGCGCGCGGCCCCCTCCGGGGTGTTCGCGGCGGGCCGTCCGGCGGAGGCGGCCCGGCTGGTCGCGATCGACGGCTCGGTGAGCCACGACGGCGAGGGCATCTACGGCGGCCAGGCGGTGGCGGCGGGCGTCGCGGCGGCGATGGCCGGTGCCCCGCCGACCGCGGTCGTGGCCGCGGCCCTCGCGGTCGTACCCGACGACTCCTGGACGGCCCGCAGCCTGCGCCGCGCGGTGGTCGTGGCGCACCGCGGGGAACGCGCGGTGCGCTCCGCGGTCGTCATCGGCGGCTACCCCTGGACCGACCTGGCCCCCGAGGCGGTCGCCCTCGCCTTCGGCGCGTACGCGGCGGCCGACGGCGACTTCGAACAGTCCGTCCTGACGGCGGTGAACATGGGCCGGGACGCGGACACGACGGCGGCGGTGGCGGGGGCGCTGGCGGGTGCGACCCGGGGAGTGTCGGCGATCCCGCAGGCCTGGAGGGCCCCCATCGGCCCGGTCCACGGCAGATGCCTCCCGGCGATGGCGGGCTACCACGTCCTGGACGTGGCGGACCTGCTGACACCGACGGAGGTTCTCCCGTGA
- a CDS encoding ADP-ribosylglycohydrolase family protein, protein MQPKPHQNATLDERVTGALVGAAVGDALGGPVEGYSPEQILERHGGRVHGIVGPWHGDDWRTARPLAPYHKGDGHVTDDTLMTHALVRVYTRVRDHLDAYAIADHLVPDLMTEPRWIPELEAEALPLQRIFLAEKWLVTRIHYGHADPREAGTGNIVNCGAAMYMAPVGLVNAADPRAAYAEALDVAGAHQSSYGREAAGVLAAAVAAACTPGATPDSVVSACLSLAKDGTRAAIERVCEEASRHTDFESALRPLREAVAPYDTVGPDYRSPSLGARRPSRVHAIEELPVALGMLLVARGDYRHAILGAVNYGRDCDSIATMAGALAGALGSPVPEDWAKTVAEASRLDLWEPATALTAAAREIFARDVARRRTHEQAFASLGGRQCSD, encoded by the coding sequence ATGCAGCCCAAACCGCATCAAAATGCCACCCTGGACGAGCGGGTCACCGGAGCACTGGTCGGAGCAGCGGTCGGCGACGCGCTCGGCGGTCCCGTCGAGGGCTACTCGCCCGAGCAGATCCTCGAACGCCACGGCGGCCGCGTCCACGGCATCGTCGGCCCCTGGCACGGCGACGACTGGCGCACGGCCCGCCCCCTCGCCCCCTACCACAAGGGCGACGGCCACGTCACCGACGACACCTTGATGACCCACGCCCTGGTCCGCGTCTACACGCGGGTCCGTGACCACCTCGACGCCTACGCGATCGCCGACCACCTGGTCCCCGACCTGATGACCGAGCCGCGCTGGATCCCGGAACTGGAGGCCGAGGCCCTCCCCCTCCAGCGGATCTTCCTGGCGGAGAAGTGGCTGGTGACGAGGATCCACTACGGCCACGCCGACCCGCGCGAGGCCGGCACCGGCAACATCGTCAACTGCGGCGCGGCGATGTACATGGCCCCGGTCGGCCTGGTCAACGCGGCGGACCCGCGGGCCGCGTACGCCGAGGCCCTCGACGTCGCCGGCGCGCACCAGTCGTCGTACGGCCGTGAGGCGGCGGGCGTCCTGGCGGCGGCGGTGGCGGCGGCGTGCACGCCGGGCGCGACCCCCGACTCGGTCGTCTCGGCGTGCCTCTCCCTCGCGAAGGACGGCACCCGGGCCGCGATCGAGCGGGTCTGCGAGGAGGCGTCCCGCCACACGGACTTCGAGTCGGCACTGCGCCCGTTGCGCGAGGCGGTCGCCCCCTACGACACGGTCGGCCCCGACTACCGGTCCCCTTCCCTCGGCGCCCGCCGCCCTTCCCGCGTGCACGCGATCGAGGAACTCCCCGTGGCCCTGGGCATGTTGCTCGTGGCCCGGGGCGACTACCGGCACGCGATCCTCGGCGCGGTGAACTACGGCCGCGACTGCGACTCCATCGCCACCATGGCCGGTGCCCTGGCGGGCGCCCTGGGCTCACCGGTCCCGGAGGACTGGGCCAAGACGGTCGCGGAAGCCAGCCGCCTGGACCTCTGGGAGCCGGCGACCGCCCTCACCGCCGCGGCCCGCGAGATCTTCGCCCGGGACGTGGCCCGCCGACGCACCCACGAGCAGGCCTTCGCATCCCTCGGAGGCCGGCAATGCTCCGACTGA
- a CDS encoding VIT1/CCC1 transporter family protein, whose translation MAIIETEATLHEAHRDNHTHRDVNGGWLRPAVFGAMDGLVSNLALMTGVAGGAAGQHTVVLSGLAGLAAGAFSMAAGEYTSVASQRELVEAELDVERRQLRKHPKDEEAELAALYESRGVEQRLAREVARQLSKDPEQALEIHAREELGIDPGDLPSPTVAAVSSFGSFALGALIPVLPYLLGASSMWPAVLLALLGLFLCGAVVARVTARTWWYSGLRQLFLGGAAAGVTYALGTLFGTAVG comes from the coding sequence ATGGCCATCATCGAGACCGAGGCGACGCTGCACGAGGCGCACCGGGACAACCACACGCACCGGGACGTGAACGGCGGCTGGCTGCGTCCCGCGGTGTTCGGTGCGATGGACGGCCTCGTCTCCAACCTCGCCCTGATGACCGGTGTCGCCGGCGGGGCGGCAGGCCAGCACACCGTCGTCCTCAGCGGGCTCGCGGGCCTGGCCGCCGGCGCCTTCTCCATGGCCGCCGGCGAGTACACCTCCGTCGCCTCGCAGCGCGAGCTCGTCGAGGCCGAGCTGGACGTGGAGCGGCGCCAGCTGCGCAAGCACCCCAAGGACGAGGAGGCCGAGCTCGCCGCCCTCTACGAATCGCGGGGCGTCGAGCAGCGACTGGCCCGCGAGGTGGCCCGGCAGCTGTCGAAGGATCCCGAGCAGGCGCTGGAGATCCACGCCCGCGAGGAGCTGGGCATCGACCCCGGAGATCTGCCCTCGCCGACCGTGGCCGCGGTGTCGAGTTTCGGGTCCTTCGCGCTGGGCGCGCTGATTCCCGTCCTGCCCTATCTGCTGGGAGCGAGCAGCATGTGGCCCGCGGTGCTGCTGGCGCTGCTGGGGCTCTTCCTGTGCGGTGCGGTGGTGGCCAGGGTGACGGCGCGCACCTGGTGGTACAGCGGTTTGCGGCAGCTGTTCCTGGGAGGCGCGGCGGCCGGTGTGACGTACGCCCTGGGCACCTTGTTCGGAACGGCCGTAGGATAG